A stretch of Roseovarius sp. M141 DNA encodes these proteins:
- the lpdA gene encoding dihydrolipoyl dehydrogenase translates to MAPKSFDMIVIGAGPGGYVAAIRGAQLGLSVAIVERENMGGICLNWGCIPTKAMLRSSEVFHLMHRAKEFGLTADKIGYDLDAVIKRSRGVAKQLSDGISHLMKKNKISVFRGDAKLPSKGTVSVKMDKGDDEELTSKHIVIATGARARELPGLEADGDLVWTYRHALVPPRMPKKLLVIGSGAIGIEFASFYNTLGAETTVVEVMDRILPVEDAEISKFAKKQFEKQGMSILEKTAVKQLDRGKGKVTAHIEANGKVEKHEFDTVISAVGIVGNIENLGLEDLGVKIDRTHVLTDEYCRTDVDGLYAIGDIAGAPWLAHKASHEGVMIAELIAGKDPHPVKANSIAGCTYSNPQIASVGYTEAKAKELGYNIKVGRFPFIGNGKAIALGEAEGMVKTIFDAKTGELLGAHMIGAEVTELIQGYVVGRQLETTEEDLMNTVFPHPTLSEMMHESVLDAYGRVIHM, encoded by the coding sequence ATGGCCCCCAAATCCTTTGATATGATCGTGATCGGCGCCGGTCCTGGCGGATACGTCGCCGCCATTCGGGGCGCGCAGTTGGGCCTTTCCGTGGCCATAGTCGAGCGTGAGAATATGGGCGGTATCTGCCTGAACTGGGGCTGCATCCCGACCAAGGCGATGCTGCGATCCTCCGAGGTGTTCCACCTGATGCACCGCGCCAAGGAATTCGGCCTGACGGCGGACAAGATCGGCTATGATCTGGACGCGGTGATCAAGCGGTCGCGCGGCGTGGCCAAACAGCTGTCGGACGGTATCTCGCATCTGATGAAAAAGAACAAGATCAGCGTGTTCCGAGGCGATGCTAAACTGCCGTCCAAGGGCACGGTGTCCGTCAAGATGGATAAGGGCGACGACGAGGAATTGACGTCCAAGCATATCGTCATCGCCACCGGCGCGCGCGCCCGCGAATTGCCGGGCTTGGAGGCTGACGGCGATCTGGTCTGGACTTACCGGCATGCGTTGGTTCCGCCGCGCATGCCCAAGAAGCTGCTGGTGATCGGGTCGGGCGCCATCGGGATCGAATTTGCCAGCTTTTACAACACGCTGGGGGCCGAGACGACCGTGGTCGAGGTCATGGACCGTATCCTGCCGGTGGAAGACGCCGAAATCTCGAAATTCGCCAAAAAGCAGTTCGAGAAACAGGGGATGAGCATTCTGGAAAAAACCGCAGTCAAACAGCTGGATCGCGGCAAGGGCAAAGTGACGGCCCATATCGAAGCGAACGGCAAAGTCGAAAAGCACGAGTTCGACACCGTGATTTCCGCAGTCGGCATCGTTGGCAACATCGAAAACCTCGGGCTGGAAGATCTGGGCGTCAAGATCGACCGCACCCATGTGCTGACAGATGAGTATTGCCGCACCGATGTGGACGGCCTCTATGCCATCGGCGACATCGCCGGTGCGCCATGGCTGGCGCACAAGGCCAGCCATGAGGGCGTCATGATTGCCGAGCTGATCGCGGGCAAAGACCCCCATCCCGTGAAAGCCAACAGCATTGCCGGCTGCACCTATTCCAATCCGCAGATCGCATCGGTCGGCTATACCGAGGCCAAGGCCAAGGAACTGGGCTATAACATCAAGGTCGGGCGCTTCCCCTTCATCGGCAACGGCAAGGCTATCGCACTGGGCGAGGCCGAGGGCATGGTGAAAACCATCTTTGACGCCAAGACGGGCGAGCTGCTTGGCGCGCACATGATCGGGGCCGAAGTAACCGAGCTGATTCAGGGATACGTCGTCGGGCGCCAGTTGGAAACGACCGAAGAAGACCTGATGAATACCGTCTTCCCGCATCCGACCCTCAGCGAGATGATGCACGAAAGCGTTCTGGACGCTTATGGCCGCGTCATACACATGTAA
- a CDS encoding DUF488 domain-containing protein — protein sequence MDIRTRRAYEDMAENDGFRVLVDRIWPRGVAKKDLDLDDWCKDVAPSDDLREWFDHDPEKWGEFRRRYRHELDQCGAPIKDLIKRVKDGRVTLIYGAKDETHNNAEALRDYLRDKAV from the coding sequence ATGGATATCCGTACAAGGCGCGCTTACGAGGACATGGCCGAAAATGATGGCTTCCGCGTTCTGGTCGACAGGATCTGGCCGCGCGGCGTGGCCAAAAAGGATCTGGACCTTGATGATTGGTGCAAGGATGTCGCGCCCAGCGACGACCTGCGCGAATGGTTCGATCATGATCCGGAGAAGTGGGGCGAATTTCGGCGGCGCTACCGGCACGAACTGGACCAGTGCGGCGCGCCCATCAAAGACCTGATCAAACGGGTCAAGGACGGGCGCGTCACCCTGATTTATGGGGCCAAGGACGAGACCCACAACAATGCCGAAGCGCTGCGTGACTACCTGCGCGACAAAGCCGTCTAG
- the uvrA gene encoding excinuclease ABC subunit UvrA encodes MAELKNIEVRGAREHNLKNIDVDIPRDQLVVITGLSGSGKSSLAFDTVYAEGQRRYVESLSAYARQFLDMMQKPDVDHISGLSPAISIEQKTTSKNPRSTVGTVTEIYDYLRLLFARAGTPYSPATGKPIEAQQVQDMVDRIMAMEEGTRAYLLAPIVRDRKGEYRKEFIELCKNGFQRVKVNGEFYELDEPPTLDKKFRHDIDVVVDRLVVKEGLETRLADSLRTALDLADGIAILETAPNEGDPERLTFSEKFACPVSGFTIPEIEPRLFSFNAPFGACPVCDGLGVELFFDERLVVPDQNLKIYDGALAPWRKGKSPYFLQTIEAIAKHYEFDQKTKWKDLPAHVQQVFLHGSGDDEIAFRYDEGGRVYNVSRVFEGVIPNMERRYRETDSAWVREEFERYQNNRPCGACEGYRLRDEALAVKIAGLHVGQVVRMSIREALEWVTEAPKALTNQKNEIARAIFKEIRERLGFLNNVGLEYLTLSRNAGTLSGGESQRIRLASQIGSGLTGVLYVLDEPSIGLHQRDNDRLLLTLKNLRDQGNTVIVVEHDEEAIREADYVFDIGPGAGVHGGQVVSHGIPSVVAADPNSITGQYLSGVREIPVPAKRRKGNGKKLKVVKATGNNLKNITAEFPLGRFVCVSGVSGGGKSTLTIETLFKTASMQLNGARQTPAPCETIKGLEHLDKVIDIDQRAIGRTPRSNPATYTGAFTPIRDWFAGLPESKARGYKPGRFSFNVKGGRCEACQGDGLIKIEMHFLPDVYVTCETCQGARYNRETLEIRFKGKSIADVLDMTVEDAQEFFKAVPSIREKMDALVRVGLGYIKVGQQATTLSGGEAQRVKLSKELAKRSTGRTLYILDEPTTGLHFEDVKKLLEVLHELVDGGNTVVVIEHNLDVIKTADWIIDIGPEGGDGGGEIVATGTPEKVADEPRSHTGHYLKPMLQSRRVAAE; translated from the coding sequence ATGGCTGAGCTGAAGAACATCGAAGTGCGCGGCGCGCGCGAGCATAATCTGAAAAATATCGACGTGGATATTCCACGCGATCAGCTGGTGGTCATCACCGGCCTTTCGGGGTCGGGCAAATCCAGCCTCGCGTTCGATACGGTCTATGCCGAAGGGCAGCGCCGCTATGTCGAATCGCTGTCGGCCTATGCGCGCCAGTTCCTTGACATGATGCAAAAACCGGATGTCGACCATATCAGCGGACTGTCACCCGCCATCAGCATCGAGCAGAAGACGACCAGCAAGAACCCGCGTTCGACCGTCGGCACCGTGACCGAAATCTACGACTACCTGCGCCTGCTGTTCGCCCGCGCGGGCACACCCTATTCCCCTGCAACAGGCAAACCGATCGAGGCGCAGCAGGTGCAGGACATGGTCGACCGCATCATGGCGATGGAGGAGGGTACGCGCGCCTATCTGCTGGCCCCCATCGTGCGCGACCGCAAGGGTGAATACCGCAAGGAATTCATAGAGCTGTGCAAAAACGGCTTTCAGCGGGTCAAGGTGAATGGCGAATTCTACGAACTGGACGAGCCACCGACGCTGGACAAGAAATTCCGCCACGACATCGACGTCGTGGTCGACCGTCTGGTCGTCAAGGAAGGCTTGGAAACGCGGCTGGCCGATTCGTTGCGCACCGCGCTGGACCTTGCCGATGGCATTGCCATTCTGGAGACGGCGCCCAATGAGGGTGATCCTGAACGCCTGACATTTTCCGAAAAATTCGCCTGTCCCGTGTCGGGTTTCACCATCCCCGAAATCGAACCGCGCCTGTTTTCCTTCAACGCGCCGTTTGGGGCCTGCCCGGTCTGCGATGGTCTGGGGGTTGAGCTGTTTTTTGACGAACGGCTGGTTGTACCGGACCAGAACCTGAAAATCTACGACGGCGCGCTGGCCCCGTGGCGCAAGGGCAAGAGCCCGTATTTCCTGCAAACGATCGAGGCGATCGCCAAGCATTACGAGTTCGACCAGAAAACCAAGTGGAAGGATCTGCCAGCCCATGTGCAGCAGGTGTTCCTGCACGGCTCGGGCGACGATGAAATCGCCTTTCGCTATGACGAGGGCGGGCGCGTCTACAACGTGTCGCGCGTGTTCGAAGGGGTGATCCCCAACATGGAGCGTCGCTATCGCGAGACGGATTCGGCTTGGGTGCGCGAAGAATTCGAGCGCTATCAGAACAACCGACCCTGCGGCGCCTGCGAGGGTTATCGACTCCGCGACGAGGCGCTGGCGGTCAAGATCGCGGGGCTGCATGTGGGGCAGGTCGTGCGGATGTCGATCCGCGAGGCGCTGGAATGGGTGACGGAAGCGCCGAAAGCCCTGACCAACCAAAAGAACGAGATCGCGCGCGCCATCTTCAAGGAAATCCGCGAGCGGCTGGGGTTCCTGAATAACGTCGGGCTCGAATATCTGACGCTCAGCCGCAATGCCGGCACGCTTTCGGGTGGCGAATCGCAGAGGATCCGGCTGGCCAGTCAGATCGGCAGTGGTCTGACCGGCGTGCTGTATGTTCTGGACGAGCCGTCCATCGGGTTGCATCAGCGCGATAATGACCGCCTTCTGCTGACGCTGAAAAACCTGCGCGATCAGGGCAATACCGTGATCGTCGTCGAACACGACGAAGAGGCGATCCGCGAGGCCGACTACGTTTTCGACATTGGCCCCGGTGCGGGCGTGCATGGCGGGCAGGTGGTCAGCCACGGCATTCCCTCGGTGGTGGCGGCTGATCCCAACTCCATCACCGGGCAGTATCTGTCTGGCGTGCGCGAGATTCCGGTGCCGGCCAAGCGGCGCAAGGGCAACGGCAAGAAGTTGAAGGTGGTCAAGGCGACCGGCAATAACCTGAAAAACATCACTGCCGAATTCCCCTTGGGCAGATTTGTGTGCGTGTCTGGCGTGTCCGGCGGCGGTAAATCCACGCTGACCATCGAAACGCTGTTCAAGACAGCATCGATGCAACTGAACGGCGCGCGCCAGACGCCCGCCCCCTGCGAGACAATCAAGGGGCTGGAGCATCTGGACAAGGTCATCGACATCGATCAGCGCGCCATCGGTCGCACACCGCGGTCGAACCCGGCGACCTATACGGGCGCCTTCACACCGATCCGCGACTGGTTCGCCGGTCTGCCCGAATCCAAGGCCCGCGGCTACAAGCCCGGCCGGTTCAGTTTCAACGTCAAGGGCGGGCGCTGCGAGGCGTGTCAGGGCGATGGACTCATCAAGATCGAGATGCATTTCCTGCCGGATGTCTATGTCACCTGCGAGACGTGTCAGGGCGCGCGATACAATCGCGAAACTCTAGAAATTCGATTTAAAGGCAAGAGTATAGCGGACGTTCTTGATATGACGGTTGAGGATGCGCAGGAGTTTTTCAAGGCCGTGCCGTCGATCCGCGAAAAGATGGATGCGCTGGTGCGGGTCGGTCTTGGATATATCAAGGTCGGTCAACAGGCGACAACCCTGTCGGGCGGTGAGGCGCAGCGCGTGAAACTGTCCAAGGAACTGGCCAAGCGCAGCACCGGACGCACGCTCTATATCCTCGACGAGCCGACGACGGGCCTGCATTTCGAGGATGTGAAGAAGCTGCTGGAAGTGCTGCACGAGCTGGTCGACGGCGGCAACACTGTCGTCGTCATCGAACATAACCTGGACGTGATCAAGACCGCCGACTGGATCATCGATATCGGCCCCGAGGGCGGCGATGGCGGCGGTGAGATCGTGGCGACCGGCACGCCTGAAAAGGTGGCGGACGAGCCGCGCAGCCATACGGGCCACTATCTGAAGCCCATGCTGCAATCGCGCAGGGTGGCGGCGGAATAG
- a CDS encoding AI-2E family transporter: protein MKAQKRIYVPLVGIFVVVLTAAMVAAANFLIPVTAAILSYFVFSRPRRALERMGLHNVLIATLFTSILFVMVGIGVAWFAEPVANLIDDMPGLVQDMRTKLGDSDSPLAKVNEAAKAIDNAVGDAGGQTAMEVEVVSESGTSVTILTMAPKVLSQVIFAIFLTFFLIGSGDFFALRTVESLPTLRDKRRAVEIIKTIEDRLGRYLGGIALINTGLGLSIGAAMYLWGLPNAVAIGVMAFVLNFIPFLGAVVGAGVAGLVAFVSFDQPWEAFGVFMTYMALTSIEGQIVTPLVISRRMQLNTPILFMIVAFFAYIWSVVGMVVAVPVLIVAKIVCDEIEGLKPLGHFLGDSSTTPRRGARSKAEPPKGNAG, encoded by the coding sequence GTGAAAGCGCAAAAACGCATCTATGTGCCGCTGGTCGGGATATTTGTCGTGGTCCTGACCGCAGCCATGGTGGCGGCCGCCAACTTCCTGATCCCCGTGACAGCAGCCATTCTGTCCTACTTTGTGTTCAGCCGACCGCGCCGCGCGCTGGAGCGTATGGGCCTGCACAATGTGCTGATCGCCACGTTGTTCACATCGATCCTGTTCGTTATGGTCGGAATTGGCGTCGCATGGTTCGCAGAACCCGTCGCGAACCTGATCGACGACATGCCCGGCCTGGTGCAGGACATGCGGACCAAACTGGGCGACAGCGACAGCCCCCTGGCCAAAGTGAACGAAGCCGCCAAGGCCATCGACAACGCTGTCGGCGATGCCGGCGGTCAGACCGCGATGGAGGTCGAGGTCGTGTCCGAGTCCGGCACCTCGGTCACTATCCTGACCATGGCGCCCAAAGTGCTGAGCCAAGTGATCTTTGCCATCTTCCTGACGTTCTTCCTGATCGGTTCGGGTGATTTCTTTGCGCTGCGCACCGTCGAAAGCCTGCCGACACTGCGCGACAAACGCCGCGCGGTTGAGATCATCAAAACCATTGAGGACCGTCTGGGGCGCTATCTGGGAGGTATCGCGCTGATCAACACGGGGCTGGGACTCAGCATCGGGGCGGCAATGTATCTGTGGGGTCTGCCCAACGCCGTCGCCATCGGCGTCATGGCATTCGTGCTGAACTTTATCCCGTTTCTGGGCGCGGTCGTCGGCGCTGGCGTCGCGGGGCTTGTGGCGTTCGTGTCCTTCGATCAGCCTTGGGAGGCGTTCGGCGTCTTCATGACCTACATGGCGCTGACATCCATCGAAGGGCAGATCGTGACGCCCTTGGTGATTTCGCGGCGAATGCAGCTGAACACACCGATCCTGTTCATGATCGTCGCGTTCTTTGCCTATATCTGGTCGGTCGTCGGCATGGTCGTTGCCGTGCCCGTGCTGATCGTGGCAAAGATCGTCTGCGACGAAATCGAGGGACTAAAGCCGCTCGGTCATTTTCTGGGTGACAGTTCGACCACGCCGCGCCGTGGAGCGCGATCCAAGGCAGAACCGCCGAAAGGAAATGCTGGTTAG
- the mmsB gene encoding 3-hydroxyisobutyrate dehydrogenase, giving the protein MKIGFIGLGNMGGPMAANLAAAGHDVTGFDPAGTSADGVRAGASAEDAAKGAGVVITMLPNGTILRSVADQIIPVMDKGAVFLDCSTVDVASARDVAAQAQTAGLSALDAPVSGGIGGASGGTLTFMVGGDEAGFATAKPLFDIMGQKAVHCGPSGNGQAAKICNNMILGATMIVTCEAFALADKLGLDRQAMFDVVSTSSGYSWSMNAYCPAPGVGPKSPADNDYKPGFAAELMLKDLTLAQQAAEAVDADTPLGSAARALYAQFVEDEDGKGRDFSAMLPRLAARGHT; this is encoded by the coding sequence ATGAAAATCGGATTCATCGGACTTGGTAACATGGGCGGGCCGATGGCGGCCAATCTGGCGGCGGCTGGCCATGACGTCACCGGCTTTGATCCCGCAGGCACCAGTGCAGATGGCGTCCGCGCCGGCGCCAGCGCCGAAGACGCGGCCAAGGGCGCCGGGGTGGTTATCACCATGCTGCCCAATGGCACGATCCTGCGCAGCGTCGCGGACCAGATCATTCCCGTCATGGACAAGGGCGCGGTGTTCCTCGACTGCTCGACCGTCGATGTCGCCAGCGCCCGCGACGTCGCGGCGCAGGCACAAACCGCCGGGCTATCCGCGCTGGACGCTCCTGTTTCGGGCGGTATCGGGGGTGCATCAGGCGGCACGCTGACCTTCATGGTCGGCGGGGACGAGGCCGGATTTGCCACCGCCAAGCCACTGTTCGACATCATGGGCCAGAAGGCCGTGCATTGTGGCCCCTCCGGCAACGGTCAGGCGGCCAAGATCTGCAACAACATGATTCTTGGCGCGACCATGATCGTCACCTGCGAGGCCTTCGCGCTGGCCGACAAGCTGGGCCTTGACCGGCAGGCGATGTTCGACGTGGTCAGCACGTCCTCGGGCTATAGCTGGTCGATGAACGCCTATTGCCCCGCGCCGGGTGTCGGCCCCAAATCCCCCGCAGACAACGACTACAAACCGGGCTTCGCCGCCGAACTGATGCTGAAAGATCTGACCTTGGCCCAGCAGGCCGCCGAAGCGGTGGATGCCGACACGCCACTGGGCAGCGCCGCGCGCGCGCTTTATGCGCAGTTCGTCGAGGATGAGGACGGCAAAGGCCGCGATTTCAGTGCAATGCTGCCGCGCCTTGCGGCGCGCGGGCACACATAA
- a CDS encoding carboxylate-amine ligase: protein MALTDPDFTIGIEEEYLLVDKDSMALAEAPEALMDACRAKLQDQVSPEYLNCQIEVGTKVCQTVDEARKDLKRLRACIAREADKFGLAPIAASCHPFSDWREQKHTDKDRYNSLSADLAGVVRRMLICGMHVHVGIDPPDRRIDLMNQLSYFLPHLLALSCSSPFWQGQDTGLDSYRLTVFDNLPRTGLPPRMSSFGEFERSVQVLVDLGAIEDASKIWWDLRPSSKFPTIESRICDVQPRMEDALTLAALTQGLSRMLWRLSVRNQRWRIYDQFLISENRWRAQRYGVREGLIDFGLGEIVPFETLIGEMLEIIAEDAVHLGSVNEVSRARTIAANGTSADRQRRVFDAATEAGKDRSAALAAVVAHLIDEFHEDL from the coding sequence ATGGCCCTGACTGATCCCGACTTTACCATCGGCATCGAAGAAGAATATCTTCTCGTCGACAAGGACAGCATGGCCCTCGCCGAGGCGCCCGAGGCGCTGATGGATGCCTGCCGCGCCAAATTGCAGGATCAGGTCAGCCCGGAATACCTGAACTGCCAGATCGAGGTCGGCACCAAGGTCTGCCAGACCGTCGATGAGGCGCGCAAAGACCTTAAACGCCTGCGCGCCTGCATCGCCCGCGAGGCCGACAAATTCGGCCTGGCGCCGATTGCCGCCTCTTGCCATCCGTTCTCGGATTGGCGCGAGCAGAAACATACCGACAAGGATCGCTATAACAGCCTGTCCGCCGATCTGGCGGGCGTGGTGCGCCGTATGCTGATTTGCGGCATGCATGTGCATGTGGGCATCGATCCACCCGACCGGCGAATCGATTTGATGAACCAACTCAGCTATTTCCTGCCGCATCTTCTGGCACTCAGCTGCTCGTCGCCCTTCTGGCAGGGGCAGGACACCGGTCTGGACAGCTATCGGCTGACGGTCTTTGATAATCTGCCCCGCACCGGCCTGCCCCCACGCATGAGCAGCTTTGGCGAATTCGAGCGCTCGGTGCAGGTGCTGGTCGATCTGGGTGCAATCGAGGATGCCTCGAAAATCTGGTGGGATCTGCGGCCCTCGTCGAAATTTCCCACCATCGAGTCACGCATCTGCGATGTGCAGCCCCGGATGGAGGATGCGCTGACACTTGCCGCACTGACGCAGGGGCTGTCGCGGATGCTGTGGCGACTATCGGTGCGCAACCAGCGCTGGCGGATTTATGACCAGTTCCTGATTTCCGAAAACCGCTGGCGCGCGCAGCGCTACGGCGTGCGTGAGGGTCTGATTGATTTCGGCCTGGGCGAGATTGTTCCGTTTGAGACACTGATCGGCGAAATGCTGGAAATCATCGCCGAGGATGCGGTGCATTTAGGCTCGGTCAACGAGGTGTCGCGCGCCCGCACTATCGCGGCAAACGGCACCAGCGCCGACCGCCAACGGCGCGTGTTCGACGCCGCAACCGAGGCGGGCAAGGATCGCAGCGCCGCCCTCGCCGCCGTGGTCGCGCATCTGATCGACGAATTCCACGAGGACCTCTAG
- a CDS encoding CoA-acylating methylmalonate-semialdehyde dehydrogenase has protein sequence MTTELTHYINGKHVKGTSGRFADVYNPATGDVQAKTPLASVEELNQAVADAAKAQKEWAEVNPQKRARVFMEYVRLINRDMDKLAEAISREHGKTLPDAKGDVQRGMEVIEFCIGAPHFLKGEYSGNASTGIDIYSMRQALGVVAGITPFNFPAMIPMWKMGPAIAAGNAVIIKPSERDPSCPLMLAELWTEAGLPDGICQVVNGDKESVDAILDNETIQAVGFVGSTPIAQYIYGRACSNGKRAQCFGGAKNHMIIMPDADLDQAADALIGASYGAAGERCMAISVAVPVGDETADKLIEKLIPRVEALKVGPYTSENDVDYGPVVTAQAKERILGLVQSGIDQGAELVVDGRNFNLQGYEDGFFVGPHLFDKVTPDMDIYQQEIFGPVLTTVRAGSYEEALKLASDHEMGNGTAIFTRDGDAARDFASRVNVGMVGINFPIPVPLAHYTFGGWKKSGFGDLNQYGPDAFKFYTKTKTVTSRWPSGIKEGGEFHFKLAD, from the coding sequence ATGACCACCGAACTGACACATTACATCAACGGCAAGCACGTCAAGGGCACGTCCGGCCGCTTTGCCGACGTCTACAACCCCGCCACCGGCGACGTGCAGGCAAAGACGCCGCTTGCCTCAGTTGAAGAGCTGAACCAGGCCGTTGCCGACGCCGCCAAGGCACAAAAGGAATGGGCTGAGGTCAATCCGCAGAAACGCGCCCGTGTGTTCATGGAATACGTCCGCCTGATCAACCGCGACATGGACAAGCTGGCCGAGGCGATCAGCCGCGAGCATGGCAAGACCCTGCCCGACGCCAAGGGCGATGTGCAGCGCGGCATGGAAGTGATCGAATTCTGCATCGGCGCGCCGCATTTCCTGAAGGGCGAATATTCCGGCAACGCCAGTACCGGCATCGATATCTATTCGATGCGCCAGGCCTTGGGTGTGGTTGCGGGCATCACGCCCTTCAACTTCCCGGCCATGATTCCGATGTGGAAAATGGGCCCGGCAATTGCGGCGGGCAACGCCGTCATCATCAAACCGTCCGAGCGTGACCCCTCCTGCCCGCTCATGCTGGCCGAACTATGGACCGAGGCAGGCCTGCCCGACGGCATCTGCCAGGTCGTCAACGGTGACAAGGAATCGGTGGACGCGATCCTCGACAACGAAACCATTCAGGCCGTCGGTTTCGTCGGCTCGACGCCCATCGCGCAGTATATCTATGGCCGCGCCTGCTCCAACGGCAAGCGCGCCCAGTGCTTTGGCGGCGCCAAGAACCACATGATCATCATGCCCGACGCCGACCTCGATCAGGCCGCGGACGCGCTGATCGGTGCCAGCTATGGCGCGGCGGGCGAACGCTGCATGGCGATTTCGGTTGCCGTTCCGGTGGGCGATGAGACCGCAGACAAGCTGATCGAAAAGCTGATCCCCCGCGTCGAGGCGCTGAAGGTCGGCCCGTACACGTCGGAAAATGACGTCGATTACGGCCCCGTCGTGACTGCGCAAGCCAAGGAGCGTATCCTGGGCCTCGTGCAATCCGGCATCGATCAAGGCGCCGAACTCGTCGTCGACGGGCGCAACTTCAATCTGCAAGGCTATGAGGATGGCTTTTTCGTCGGACCGCACCTTTTTGACAAGGTGACGCCGGACATGGACATCTACCAGCAAGAGATTTTCGGCCCGGTGCTGACCACCGTGCGCGCAGGCAGCTATGAGGAAGCACTGAAACTGGCGTCCGATCACGAGATGGGCAACGGCACCGCGATCTTTACCCGCGATGGCGATGCGGCGCGCGATTTCGCGTCCCGCGTGAATGTCGGCATGGTCGGAATCAACTTCCCCATCCCGGTGCCGCTGGCGCATTACACCTTCGGCGGGTGGAAGAAGTCCGGCTTTGGTGACCTGAACCAGTACGGCCCCGACGCGTTCAAGTTCTACACCAAGACCAAGACCGTGACCTCGCGCTGGCCATCAGGCATCAAGGAAGGCGGCGAGTTCCACTTCAAACTGGCCGACTAA